The following are from one region of the Fusarium keratoplasticum isolate Fu6.1 chromosome 4, whole genome shotgun sequence genome:
- a CDS encoding Receptor protein-tyrosine kinase yields the protein MPWARLPTPLRLLLLTALCTSTTSALPASRIFAREDTCGADRVSCNSDLTDLFCCPKDYSCILLAGDTSAMCCPAGRNCDEVRPITCDLRGQDITKYPKAPVMTIITNLELEKCGSMCCPFGYSCEGDSKCVLDKDQSSAPEGAEYPSGSSSGAPSATSPTSSETASVSAEPTSTSEPSKASDENQKEDPEEEKKDSGPATTSIVGGVVGGCIILLIIAVVIFLYFRRQKKREGGHGEKGGHFYGGGGSTSSSEASFGNFISEPIVQPNSYRADFILKTPSQNSQVSGSSSSVPQSQFSGAQSQFSGASSSVPQRQFSFSPTPTRVPQGPPRIRISIPNPFDSPNPSPNHKSAQMSPIDDTPVRHGTVRLPPIRAMKASSQVSRRPDSPDLQREPSCESINVFADPSDVVKPRRLTHATTFTDLMDEADLRGVGRGKAYAPGTKPHVPGTTPRI from the coding sequence ATGCCTTGGGCTCGACTCCCTACAcccctccgcctcctcctcctcacggCGCTCTGCACATCTACAACATCCGCCCTCCCCGCTAGCCGCATCTTTGCCCGCGAGGATACATGCGGTGCCGACAGGGTCTCTTGCAACAGCGACCTGACTGACCTCTTCTGCTGCCCCAAGGACTACTCATGTATACTCCTCGCCGGTGACACCTCAGCAATGTGCTGCCCAGCGGGCAGGAACTGCGACGAGGTCCGGCCTATTACTTGCGATCTCCGCGGTCAGGATATCACAAAGTACCCCAAGGCTCCTGTCatgaccatcatcaccaacctcgagcTTGAAAAGTGTGGGAGCATGTGCTGTCCCTTTGGCTACTCATGCGAGGGTGACAGCAAGTGTGTTCTCGACAAGGATCAATCTAGTGCTCCAGAGGGCGCAGAGTACCCCAGCGGAAGCTCCTCAGGTGCTCCCAGCGCAACATCACCCACATCCAGCGAGACGGCCTCTGTGAGCGCCGAGCCCACCTCGACCTCTGAGCCCTCCAAGGCCAGCGACGAGAACCAGAAGGAGGAcccagaggaagagaagaaggattcAGGCCCCGCCACGACATCCATCGTTGGCGGCGTCGTCGGCGGctgcatcatcctcctcatcatcgccgtcgtcatcttcctctacTTCCGCCGGCAGAAGAAGCGTGAGGGTGGACACGGCGAGAAGGGCGGTCACTTCtacggcggcggcggtagcACCTCGAGCAGCGAGGCCTCGTTCGGCAACTTCATCTCGGAGCCCATCGTCCAGCCAAACTCGTACCGCGCAGACTTTATCCTCAAGACGCCCTCCCAGAACTCGCAGGTCTCCGGGAGCAGCTCCAGCGTCCCGCAGAGCCAGTTCTCAGGGGCCCAGAGCCAGTTCTCGGGTGCCAGCTCTAGCGTTCCTCAGAGGCAATTCTCCTTTTCTCCCACGCCTACACGCGTGCCCCAAGGTCCTCCTCGCATCCGCATCTCCATCCCCAACCCCTTTGACTCTCCCAACCCTTCACCCAACCACAAGTCGGCCCAGATGAGCCCCATCGACGACACGCCCGTCCGCCACGGCACTGTCCGTCTACCGCCCATCCGCGCCATGAAGGCCTCGTCACAAGTCAGCCGTCGCCCTGACAGCCCAGACCTCCAGCGCGAGCCCAGCTGCGAGAGCATCAACGTCTTTGCCGACCCCAGCGACGTTGTCAAGCCCCGCCGCCTGACACACGCCACAACCTTTACAGACCTGATGGACGAGGCCGATCTCCGAGGTGTAGGCCGAGGGAAGGCCTACGCGCCCGGGACGAAGCCTCACGTACCGGggacaacaccaagaatcTAG